In one window of Henckelia pumila isolate YLH828 chromosome 1, ASM3356847v2, whole genome shotgun sequence DNA:
- the LOC140876101 gene encoding uncharacterized protein — MVRKKPTARDEESSAIGGGAGKSKKKAFVIDDDEYSVGTELSEEAAVPEEKVAPAGNRKKGKKGGSNKRDSKDEDEEVQDDKVDEEDEVKFAGKKKTKGKKNGSNSIFSNSNFGLLGEDEDEGDAESKNDEDYSEDVTVFTGKKKPSNTKRGGGGSGFRSSVFDAVSDEDEEQALINDDGALISLPGKKKPSKSQKSGGNVSSAAGYDVLDGEDEIEDLTFKEDDEDDIGISFAGKKKKKSSKGAKKSSGNSFTAAVLDDENEDTSVSELGDHLVRGADDDQEEDVLAIKFSGKKKSSKKKSNSVNSANENGNGDAYSEALEPNQPTADAFSKESDDLKNQKQLNEDVSETSKNKKKKKKGGKAIQEEEDLDKILAELAEAPLVSKTVPTPASAPIAPPPVEKVQNQSQLEEVAGDKEAEEEEPMESATSKKKKKKKEKEKEKKAAAASIATEEKQEETKIDMKSKITDKKVPKHVREMQEKLARIKEAEEQKKREEEERIRKEEEERLRLEELERLAEEKKRIKKEREKEKLLKKKLEGKLLTGKQKEEARRLEAMRKQILANAGGLQLPGDNTGAPAKRPLYQKKKSKTLPQSNGAAPAEAESMDTRGFQQEIASEVDSAEADNIEEAEVLSAKDNVEATDVFEENGMEEEEEIEEEDDDDDDAEWDAKSWDDADLKLSGKSAFADEEVDSEPQPLVKKEIKSARIAAQDVELPSVATKSVGLSEKIASTTPLRSNNVEVTGKDPEAVDADKINNKVAASSDKIKKVIVKKETPKSDDGPVQSGQDLRSPICCIMGHVDTGKTKLLDCIRGTNVQEGEAGGITQQIGATYFPAANIRERTRELKADAKLNVPGLLVIDTPGHESFTNLRSRGSGLCDIAILVVDIMHGLEPQTIESLGLLKSRNTEFIVALNKVDRLYGWQKCPNAPIVKAMKQQSRDVQIEFNTRLTQVITQLKEQGLNTELYYKNKEMGETFSIVPTSAISGEGIPDLLLLLVQWTQKTMVERLTFSDEVQCTVLEVKVIEGHGTTIDVVLVNGVLHEGDQIVLCGLQGPIVTSIRALLTPHPMKELRVKGTYLHHREIKAAQGIKITAQGLEHAIAGSSLYVVGPDDDLDNIKEQAMGDMKSLMSRIDKSGEGVYVQASTLGSLEALLEFLKTPVVNIPVSGISIGPVHKKDVMKASVMLEKKKEYATILAFDVKVTPEARELADELGVKIFIADIIYHLFDQFKAYIDNLKEEKKKEASEEAVFPCVLKIMPNCVFNKKDPIVLGVDVLEGIAKIGTPVCVPQREFIDIGRISSIEKDHKPVDYAKKGQKVAIKIIGSNSEEQQKMFGRHFEIEDELVSKISRNSLDALKEHYAEDLSVEEKRLLFKLKKLFKIP; from the exons ATGGTGAGAAAGAAGCCAACAGCTCGTGACGAGGAGAGCAGTGCCATCGGAGGTGGCGCTGGTAAGTCGAAGAAGAAGGCATTTGTGATTGACGATGACGAGTACTCAGTTGGGACTGAATTATCCGAGGAGGCTGCCGTTCCAGAAGAGAAAGTGGCGCCTGCAGGTAATAGAAAGAAGGGGAAAAAGGGTGGTTCGAATAAAAGGGATTCAAAGGACGAGGATGAGGAAGTGCAGGATGATAAAGTTGATGAAGAGGATGAGGTGAAATTTGCTGGTAAGAAGAAGACCAAAGGTAAGAAGAACGGAAGTAATAGCATATTTAGCAATTCAAATTTTGGGTTACTAGGAGAAGATGAGGACGAGGGCGATGCTGAATCAAAAAATGATGAAGATTACAGTGAGGATGTTACCGTATTTACTGGGAAAAAGAAGCCATCAAATACTAAAAGGGGTGGTGGTGGAAGTGGGTTTAGGTCATCGGTATTTGATGCTGTTAGTGACGAGGATGAAGAACAGGCCTTGATTAATGATGATGGGGCCTTGATTTCTTTACCTGGGAAGAAGAAGCCTTCAAAGAGTCAGAAGAGCGGTGGCAATGTCTCTTCTGCGGCTGGTTATGATGTGCTTGATGGGGAGGATGAGATCGAAGATTTGACTTTTAAAGAGGATGACGAGGATGACATAGGAATTAGTTTTGCAggtaagaagaagaaaaagtcaTCGAAGGGTGCAAAGAAGTCTTCTGGAAATTCATTTACTGCAGCAGTGCTTGACGATGAAAATGAAGATACATCAGTTTCGGAACTAGGGGATCATCTGGTACGAGGTGCCGATGATGATCAAGAGGAAGATGTATTGGCGATTAAATTCTCAGGTAAGAAAAAGTCGTCTAAGAAGAAGAGTAACAGTGTCAATAGCGCAAATGAGAATGGAAACGGGGATGCTTACTCTGAGGCCCTGGAACCCAATCAACCTACTGCAGATGCATTCAGTAAAGAATCTGatgatttgaaaaatcaaaagCAGTTAAACGAAGATGTGTCAGAAActtcaaaaaacaaaaagaagaagaaaaagggtGGGAAAGCTATTCAAGAAGAAGAAGACCTTGACAAGATTTTAGCTGAACTTGCTGAGGCACCTTTAGTGTCAAAAACTGTTCCAACTCCTGCTTCAGCTCCTATTGCACCTCCACCAGTGGAGAAGGTGCAGAACCAGTCCCAACTAGAAGAGGTTGCTGGGGATAAAGAAGCTGAAGAAGAAGAACCTATGGAGTCAGCAACTtcgaagaaaaagaagaagaagaaagaaaaggaaaaggagAAGAAGGCAGCTGCAGCTTCAATTGCAACTGAAGAAAAGCAGGAAGAAACTAAAATTGATATGAAAAGTAAAATAACTGACAAGAAAGTTCCGAAGCATGTCCGGGAGATGCAAGAGAAACTTGCTAGAATCAAGGAAGCAGAAGAGCAGAAAAAACGGGAAGAAGAGGAGCGAATAAGGAAAGAAGAAGAGGAAAGACTCCGATTAGAAGAATTGGAACGGTTAGCTGAAGAGAAAAAGCGCATAAAAAAGGAAAGGGAAAAAGAGAAACTTCTAAAGAAAAAATTAGAAGGTAAGCTTTTAACTGGAAAACAAAAGGAAGAAGCTCGTAGATTGGAAGCAATGAGGAAGCAAATACTTGCCAATGCTGGGGGCTTGCAGTTACCTGGTGATAATACTGGAGCACCAGCCAAGCGACCCCTCTATCAGAAGAAAAAATCAAAGACACTGCCACAATCTAATGGAGCAGCCCCTGCAGAGGCTGAGAGCATGGACACAAGGGGGTTCCAGCAAGAAATTGCATCCGAGGTTGATTCTGCTGAAGCGGATAACATTGAGGAAGCTGAAGTATTGAGTGCAAAGGATAATGTAGAGGCTACTGATGTATTTGAAGAAAATGGAATGGAAGAGGAAGAAGAAATAGAAGAAGAagacgacgacgacgacgatGCTGAGTGGGATGCTAAAAGTTGGGACGATGCGGATCTTAAGTTGTCAGGTAAAAGTGCATTTGCTGACGAAGAAGTTGACTCAGAGCCTCAGCCTTTGGTAAAGAAGGAGATAAAGAGTGCAAGGATTGCGGCACAGGATGTTGAGCTGCCTTCTGTTGCAACCAAGTCAGTTGGATTGTCGGAGAAAATTGCCTCGACCACGCCACTTAGATCCAATAATGTGGAAGTTACTGGGAAGGATCCGGAGGCTGTGGATGCAGACAAAATCAACAACAAAGTTGCTGCTAGTTCTGACAAGATCAAAAAAGTTATTGTTAAAAAGGAAACACCAAAATCGGATGATGGCCCTGTACAGAGCGGACAAGATCTTCGCTCACCAATATGCTGTATTATGGGCCATGTTGATACTGGCAAAACAAAATTGCTAGATTGCATAAGAGGTACTAATGTCCAAGAGGGCGAGGCTGGTGGGATTACTCAGCAAATTGGTGCGACCTATTTCCCTGCTGCCAATATCCGTGAGAGAACCAGGGAACTGAAAGCTGATGCGAAGCTTAATGTCCCTGGTTTGTTAGTTATTGATACTCCGGGACATGAATCTTTTACTAATTTACGATCTCGAGGATCAGGATTATGTGATATTGCAATTTTGGTGGTTGACATAATGCATGGCTTGGAACCTCAGACCATTGAATCTCTTGGTCTTCTGAAGTCGAGAAATACTGAATTCATCGTCGCCTTGAATAAA GTGGACAGGTTATATGGTTGGCAAAAATGTCCCAATGCGCCAATTGTGAAGGCAATGAAGCAACAATCAAGAGATGTTCAAATTGAGTTTAATACGAGGCTCACTCAG GTTATCACACAGTTAAAAGAGCAAGGGCTTAACACAGAGTTATATTACAAAAACAAAGAAATGGGAGAAACTTTCAGCATTGTACCCACTAGTGCTATAAG TGGTGAAGGCATACCTGACTTATTGTTACTACTGGTTCAATGGACCCAGAAGACAATGGTTGAAAGGTTGACATTTAGCGATGAAGTGCAG TGTACTGTTTTGGAGGTTAAGGTAATTGAAGGGCATGGAACAACAATTGATGTGGTGTTGGTAAATGGTGTACTTCATGAAGGGGACCAAATTGTTCTTTGTGGCTTACAG GGGCCTATTGTTACTTCGATTAGAGCGTTATTGACACCCCACCCGATGAAGGAGCTCCGAGTCAAG GGAACTTATTTACATCATAGAGAAATCAAGGCTGCCCAGGGTATAAAGATCACTGCACAG GGCCTTGAGCATGCCATTGCAGGCTCAAGTCTCTATGTTGTGGGGCCGGATGATGACTTGGATAACATCAAAGAGCAAGCTATGGGGGATATGAAGTCGTTGATGAGTAGGATTGATAAAAGTGGTGAGGGAGTTTATGTTCAAGCATCTACTCTTGGGTCATTAGAAGCATTATTGGAGTTCTTGAAGACTCCCGTTGTCAACATACCTGTCAGTGGCATAAGCATAGGCCCGGTACACAAAAAAGATGTGATGAAGGCTAGTGTTATGCTGGAGAAGAAAAAAGAGTATGCGACTATACTGGCCTTTGATGTTAAAGTGACACCAGAAGCTCGGGAACTGGCTGATGAACTTGGTGTGAAAATATTCATTGCTGACATTATATACCACTTATTTGATCAATTTAAGGCCTATATAGATAATCTTAAGgaggaaaagaagaaagaagctTCTGAAGAAGCAGTTTTTCCCTGTGTTCTCAAGATTATGCCCAACTGTGTGTTCAATAAGAAGGATCCCATTGTCTTGGGGGTTGATGTCCTTGAAGGCATTGCGAAG ATTGGAACTCCAGTATGTGTTCCTCAAAGGGAGTTTATTGATATTGGTCGTATATCTTCAATTGAGAAAGATCACAAGCCTGTTGATTATGCCAAGAAAGGCCAGAAGGTGGCCATTAAG ATAATCGGCAGTAACTCCGAGGAGCAGCAGAAGATGTTTGGCCGGCATTTTGAGATTGAAGATGAGCTTGTGAGCAAAATCTCAAGAAACTCCCTTGATGCGCTGAAAGAACATTATGCG GAAGACTTATCCGTCG
- the LOC140882685 gene encoding F-actin-capping protein subunit beta has translation MEAAMGLMRRIPPKHSETALSALLSLLPNHSVDLLSQVDQPLQVLCDVDSGKEFILCEYNRDADSYRSPWSNTYHPPIEDGPYPSSDLRKLEIEANDIFAIYRDQYYEGGISSVYMWEDENVGFVACFLIKKDGSKAAHGRRGYLQEGGWDAIHVIEVGPEEEGNARYCLTSTVMLSLTTNNDSSGTFSLSGSIRRQMNMDLSVDEGHLCNMGRMIEEMESKLRNSLDQVYFGKTKEMVCTLRPPSEVVMRLPDSSA, from the exons ATGGAGGCAGCAATGGGGTTGATGCGGCGGATTCCGCCGAAGCATTCCGAAACCGCGCTCTCTGCACTGCTGAGCCTTTTGCCCAATCACTCCGTAGATCTTCTCTCTCAAGTCGATCAGCCTCTTCAG GTGTTGTGTGATGTGGACAGTGGGAAAGAGTTCATATTGTGTGAATACAATAGGGATGCAGACTCATACAG GTCACCGTGGTCAAACACATACCATCCCCCAATAGAAGATGGGCCTTATCCATCTTCAGATTTGAGGAAACTTGAAATCGAAGCAAACGACATCTTTGCTATCTATCGTGACCA GTATTATGAAGGTGGCATTTCATCAGTGTATATGTGGGAGGATGAAAACGTTGGATTCGTGGcttgttttttaattaaaaaag ATGGCTCGAAAGCTGCGCATGGTAGGAGAGGTTATCTGCAAGAAGGAGGTTGGGATGCCATACATGTTATTGAG GTTGGACCAGAAGAGGAAGGAAATGCTCGTTACTGTTTGACGAGCACTGTGATGCTTTCGCTGACCACAAACAATGACTCTTCGGGCACATTCAGTTTGTCGGGCTCAATTAGAAGACAG ATGAATATGGATCTTTCAGTTGATGAGGGTCATTTGTGCAATATGGGAAGGATGATAGAAGAAATGGAGAGTAAGCTGAGAAATTCATTGGATCAG GTCTACTTTGGAAAAACGAAGGAGATGGTTTGTACACTGCGACCACCGTCTGAAGTTGTGATGAGACTTCCGGACAGCTCAGCGTAA
- the LOC140882676 gene encoding NAC domain-containing protein 17-like, translated as MKMNSVSDCFEKGERFPPGFRFHPTDEELVLFYLKRKICKRRYGLDVIAETDVYKWDPEDLPGLSKLKTGDRQWFFFSPRDRKYPNAARSSRATMHGYWKATGKDRTITCGSCSVGNKKTLVFYRGRAPCGERTDWVMHEYTLDEEELKKCLNPTDYYALCKVYKKSGPGPKNGEQYGAFFREEDWEEDNLEVQSIVELGNLVKKSNEITPVENPSTVNCQQQSLLDDLEEIMNQIEKEPLPADCAHGMDQFAGEEVARSPLISSHSRGVSLPLLQPCNRQTFVQTGFDLTQSGTTQFQIYEAPEVTFIPDINRLDYPETDENFLEDFLEMDDLIGPEPTTDNLASDDLEKLQVDGFSEFDFFQDASFSIPEFGVDEPGQNSQQFLNGFDSGVANPISSSYLKNNENGTVSHQLQSQSNDEYTINSQMWTDEHGFSAFNAAEGNQGFLPSSTAGLVHQNRSNEFDTHLPGLNENGSNKQDDGTDSWFSSTLWSFVESIPTTPASASDRALVNRAFERMSSISRVRLNSRTSNVATGNASATSSKSRYGLLCFSLLGILCAVFGILIGTSVRVIS; from the exons ATGAAGATGAATTCGGTTTCTGATTGTTTTGAGAAAGGAGAGAGGTTTCCTCCGGGATTCAGGTTCCACCCCACCGATGAGGAGCTCGTGCTTTTCTACCTGAAGAGGAAGATATGCAAGAGACGATACGGTCTGGATGTTATAGCAGAAACTGATGTTTACAAGTGGGATCCGGAGGACTTGCCAG GATTATCAAAATTGAAAACTGGTGACAGGCAATGGTTCTTCTTCAGTCCTAGAGACAGGAAATACCCAAATGCAGCAAGATCCAGCAGAGCAACAATGCATGGATATTGGAAAGCAACTGGGAAGGACCGTACCATCACTTGTGGATCTTGTTCTGTTGGTAATAAGAAAACTCTTGTTTTTTACAGAGGTCGGGCACCTTGCGGAGAGCGCACGGATTGGGTGATGCATGAATATACTTTGGATGAAGAAGAgctaaaaaaatgtttaaatCCTACGGATTACTATGCTCTGTGCAAGGTGTACAAGAAAAGTGGACCTGGTCCCAAAAACGGTGAGCAATATGGTGCATTTTTTCGGGAAGAAGACTGGGAGGAGGACAATCTTGAAGTTCAATCCATTGTCGAACTGGGGAACCTGGTGAAGAAATCTAATGAAATCACACCTGTTGAAAATCCCAGTACAGTTAATTGCCAACAGCAGTCCTTGCTAGACGATCTTGAGGAGATCATGAACCAAATAGAAAAGGAGCCACTACCTGCTGATTGTGCCCATGGCATGGACCAGTTTGCTGGCGAGGAGGTAGCACGGAGTCCTTTAATCAGCAGTCATTCGAGGGGCGTGTCCTTACCACTGCTTCAACCATGCAACCGTCAAACTTTTGTACAGACTGGATTTGACCTTACACAGTCAGGCACGACTCAATTTCAAATCTATGAGGCACCTGAAGTCACTTTTATTCCAGATATTAACCGTCTAGATTATCCTGAAACCGATGagaattttcttgaagattttctTGAAATGGATGATCTAATTGGTCCAGAACCAACCACAGATAATCTTGCATCGGATGATTTAGAGAAGCTGCAGGTTGATGGTTTTAGTGAGTTTGACTTTTTCCAAGATGCATCCTTCTCCATTCCTGAATTTGGGGTAGATGAGCCTGGGCAAAATTCTCAACAATTCTTGAATGGTTTTGATAGTGGAGTTGCGAACCCGATTTCAAGCTCCTACttgaaaaataatgaaaatgggACAGTAAGTCACCAGCTGCAGTCCCAATCAAATGATGAATATACAATCAACTCTCAGATGTGGACAGATGAACATGGATTCAGTGCTTTCAATGCTGCAGAAGGAAATCAAGGCTTCCTTCCATCATCAACTGCAG GCTTGGTACATCAGAATCGGAGTAACGAATTTGATACTCATTTACCCGGATTGAATGAAAACGGAAGCAACAAACAGGACGATGGTACAGACTCATGGTTTTCATCCACACTCTGGTCCTTCGTAGAGTCTATACCGACGACTCCTGCTTCTGCTTCTGACAGGGCTTTGGTAAATAGGGCTTTTGAACGAATGTCTAGTATTAGCAGGGTAAGATTAAATTCTAGAACCTCGAATGTTGCTACAGGTAATGCCTCTGCAACTTCAAGCAAATCTAGATACGGTCTTCTTTGTTTTTCTTTACTTGGAATATTGTGTGCTGTGTTTGGGATACTGATTGGAACGTCTGTGAGAGTGATCAGTTGA
- the LOC140889453 gene encoding uncharacterized protein → MSMDKVSPDCPYPGCFFCVMKEGNPSKRKASILKFFRELPSQDDDGQVLPISGLWNTAMAHPNDPEFIELGIFECMTALIWKGLKNRRWLSHDQNIYIPYYAAHIIGSYTMNMEEFAETSVHAGVIPALVELLRGRLTWVEQRVAVRALGHLATYASTFAAVSSHGEILELSMQLAMSALEIVYSHFYQYVDRRLSYHCDLLTRGMGGVEMESRKAEEWASQLQCWSLQLINCFAFKPEFLPTICQQEFLIKLPGMWGGLVNENSPAGIGLLRTICHHKLGRGPVSSCPGIIDALCNIARSSDDWQYMAIDCLLWLLQDPNTCHKVMDKAVPTLIDLAEITSLGEHKKLGDSIVNVLQECIQSSGTGRSSVSTRAKEQVDELFDSRQKLKWEKNMAKEDLHIKQAAALVVKLEGNSLFSAGDISGAASKYSEALSLCPMRSKKERVVLYSNRAQCHLLLQQPLAAISDATRALCLNNPINRHAKSLWRRAQAYDMLGFAKESLLDAIMFINECSQSTDPDLSLRQNKVPDYAERLVKKQMRAAWLFREAAVKHGGVHCEGDAGDIPGHESDDSEWETASESDAENDGKDELGDNDRGWKNELERKDRHHKASIKDIKHGYNLQLTEDES, encoded by the exons ATGAGCATGGATAAAGTATCCCCCGACTGTCCATATCCTGGTTGCTTTTTCTGCGTGATGAAGGAAGGGAACCCAAGTAAGCGCAAAGCAAGTATATTGAAGTTCTTTCGAGAACTTCCTTCACAAGATGACGATGGTCAGGTTCTTCCTATCAGTGGCCTTTGGAATACTGCCATGGCTCATCCTAATGATCCAGAGTTCATCGAGCTCGGAATTTTTGAATGCATGACAGCACTCATTTGGAAGGGCTTAAAGAATCGTCGTTGGCTATCTCATGACCAAAATATTTATATCCCTTACTACGCAGCTCATATAATCGGATCATACACTATGAATATGGAAGAGTTTGCTGAAACTTCTGTGCATGCTGGGGTTATACCGGCACTGGTCGAACTATTGAGAGGAAGGTTAACATGGGTCGAACAAAGAGTGGCCGTAAGAGCACTTGGTCACTTAGCTACCTATGCTAGTACTTTTGCTGCTGTATCGAGCCATGGTGAAATCTTGGAGCTGTCGATGCAACTGGCTATGAGTGCCTTGGAAATTGTTTATTCTCACTTTTACCAGTATGTTGACAGGAGGCTTAGTTATCACTGTGATCTCCTTACTCGCGGCATGGGTGGTGTTGAAATGGAATCGAGGAAGGCCGAGGAATGGGCTAGTCAGTTGCAGTGCTGGTCTCTACAACTCATCAATTGTTTTGCTTTCAAACCTGAATTTCTTCCTACTATTTGCCAACAAGAATTTTTAATAAAGCTTCCGGGTATGTGGGGTGGACTTGTTAATGAAAATTCTCCAGCCGGGATTGGATTGCTACGAACAATTTGCCATCATAAGCTTGGTAGGGGCCCGGTCTCTAGCTGTCCTGGAATTATAGATGCTTTGTGTAACATAGCACGATCATCCGATGACTGGCAATATATGGCAATTGACTGTCTTCTTTGGTTGCTCCAAGATCCTAATACATGCCATAAG GTAATGGATAAGGCGGTGCCTACACTAATTGACCTTGCTGAAATAACTTCATTAGGTGAACACAAGAAACTTGGGGATTCAATTGTGAATGTTCTACAAGAATGTATTCAATCATCCGGAACAGGCAGGAGTTCAGTCAGTACCCGTGCAAAAGAACAAGTTGATGAACTGTTTGATTCTCGACAAAAGCTGAAATGGGAAAAGAACATGGCAAAAGAGGATCTCCATATAAAACAGGCAGCTGCTTTAGTGGTTAAACTCGAAGGAAACTCTTTATTTTCCGCAGGTGATATTTCCGGTGCCGCTTCCAAGTATTCTGAAGCATTGTCTTTGTGCCCAATGAGGTCAAAAAAAGAACGGGTGGTATTATATAGCAATCGAGCACAATGCCATCTTTTATTGCAACAACCTTTAGCTGCTATAAGTGATGCTACCCGGGCGCTTTGTCTGAACAACCCTATTAATCGTCATGCCAAAAGTTTGTGGAGACGAGCACAAGCTTATGACATGTTGGGATTTGCCAAAGAAAGTCTGTTAGATGCTATTATGTTCATAAACGAGTGCTCCCAATCGACTGATCCTGACCTTTCATTGAGGCAAAACAAGGTCCCCGATTATGCTGAACGTTTAGTTAAGAAACAGATGCGTGCAGCATGGTTATTTAGGGAGGCTGCTGTTAAACATGGGGGTGTTCATTGTGAAGGCGATGCTGGAGATATTCCCGGTCATGAAAGTGACGATTCTGAGTGGGAAACGGCTAGTGAAAGTGATGCAGAAAATGATGGTAAGGATGAACTAGGTGACAACGATAGGGGATGGAAAAATGAGCTTGAAAGGAAAGATAGGCATCACAAAGCTTCAATTAAAG ACATAAAGCATGGATACAATTTGCAGCTTACCGAGGATGAATCATAA